The Halodesulfovibrio sp. DNA segment GCGTCACATCTTTTATTCATTGCTGGTTGCCAGTGTTCTGCTTAGCGGTTGTGCGGCTAAGAACGCTAAGAACACCCAAACCTCAGCGCCAGTAGCAGGAAGTGAGGCGGCTATTGCTGCCAGCCTTCATAAAGAAGGTAACTTATCAGAAGCATTAGAGCACTATGCAAAAGCAATTGAAGAAAAAGAAACTCCGCAATTGCGTAACGGCGCAGGTGCTGCTTTGCTGGAAGGCGGAAATCCTCAGGATGCCCTTCAAGAATTTAACAGGGCACTGGTATTCTACCCTGCTTCTCCAGAGTTACTTACCAACAAAGGTACTGCTGAAATTTTACTCGGTAATGACGATTCTGCCGAAGAGTCATTCGATAAAGCATTAAGCTACGCCCCGAACAACCCTGCTGCGTTGAACGGCAAGGCTCTTATTCTGCTCCGCAAAAAAGAGTATGAATCAGCGCTTATTCTTCTCATTAAAGCAGCAAAAGAAGCGCCAGAAGACAAAGCGATCATTTTTAACAAAGCACTTTCCTTCGAAGCAACTGGCTTGCTTGAAGATGCAGATAAAACTCTGACAAAAGTTCTGGAAAATGATCCTGAGGATGCAGAGGCACGCAACGCACGCGGTATTGTTCGCATGAAACGCAAAAAATACGAACTTGCTCGCGATGACTTTACGTTTGCCATTGCTCTTTCTCCAACCACTGGCATTTTCTACTACAACAAAGCGATTCTGGAACAACGTTTGATGGAATACGAAAAAGCTGTAACAAACTACACTCGCTCCATTGCATACGATCCAGATAACCCAGCAGCATACGTAAACCGAGGAGAAAGCTACTTCCTTCTCGGCAAAAAAGAAAAAGGCTGCAAAGATTTAGAAAAAGCCTGTGATGCAGGACTTTGCGAAAAGTTAGAAAGCTACCATACTGCTCGTCTCTGCATGGATTAATAGTACACCGTTGTTTTTAGAATTGCGTTACGCGCGTTCCGAAACAAATTGGGTACAAAAAAATCCTATTCATAACTAAGTTGTAATAAACCAAAAAAGCCTCCTGTATTGTCACACAGGAGGCTTTCTTGGTTTATTCCTTCCATACTGCTGTCCGCGCAATCGAAAAATACGCATATTATATGCCTATACGTTTTATAAAACATTTTATAAATATTAAATAGACAATCCTATTCAAATATCAATTGCATATTTCCTCTACTACATCATAAGACAACCTACGTTTAATTATTTTTTATTTTTCAGAATTAGTCGGGGGTCTTATGAAAACTTTAACATACAAACTTAGCTTAGTACTGCTCTTATTCTCCATTTTAACGGGGTGCGGGGGTACTAAAGAAATATCTCAAGAAACCACTACAAGTATCAAACAACCTACTACAATATCAGGGGCTGTTGTTGCAGCGCCAATTAACAACGCAACAGTCGAAGCCTACTGTAATGACACATGGATACCTGTCGGTGTAACAGAGAATGGATACATTTCTTTCACTAAGTTAGATAAAATAACCACGTTCCCTGTATTACTCCGCGCCAATGCAAACGGGCAGGGCGTAAATGCCAGAACAGGCTCTACCTTCAAAGCAGAACTGCGCGGGATAATGATGTCCCGCGAGGAAAAAGTATATTTAACACCAGTAACAACCCTTGGGGCGTTTTTCTTTGAAGCAGGCGGGAGCACGACCAAAGCCGCTGAAAGTGCCAAAGCTAAAATCAAAAATTTAGTGCAGTACACACTCGGTTTTGCCGATGTTGATCCATATGCAAACCCTCTTGGTGATGCGTTATTTAAACATGAAGTTGTGCAGCAAGCTTTTATGGTGACATTGGGCATTAAAGAAGAAACCGACCATACCTCTATGGAGCAATTTACCACTGTCATTGCTAATGTCGCTGAAAACATGAAGCATGATACATTTCTCGGAGCTGCAAAAAAAGTAAATACCAAACTTGGTTCAACTGTCCGAGAATATATAAAACAGCAACAAGGAACTATCGTTCGACGCGCAGCAGCATTACTCTACGACCATACTCGCGATCCAATTGACCAAGAAAAAGAGCAAGAAGAACTCGCTGACAGTATGAGTGCTATCATTGAAACGTTGCTGCTTGATGAGGAATCTTCCGAATCATTTATTTGCGAGAAAATTACTGACAAAAGCGATATTGGCATACCTCTACAGCCAGCAATGTATTCTCCTAAAAAAGCAAACCCTACTCCACTACGATTCCGAGTAGTTCTGTTAAGCAACAAAAACTCTGTTACAGAACTGACTAATAATGGAACCAAGAAACTGGTGTCACCCTTCAATGGCGGCTTTACCATAACGGAAGTCCCCGCAGTAGGCATTCTTAATGCAGGACAACCCCTTGCTGTTTTGGAGGAACAAAAGATATCAGCAGATAGCACTGAATATACGAATGATTC contains these protein-coding regions:
- a CDS encoding tetratricopeptide repeat protein; protein product: MMRHIFYSLLVASVLLSGCAAKNAKNTQTSAPVAGSEAAIAASLHKEGNLSEALEHYAKAIEEKETPQLRNGAGAALLEGGNPQDALQEFNRALVFYPASPELLTNKGTAEILLGNDDSAEESFDKALSYAPNNPAALNGKALILLRKKEYESALILLIKAAKEAPEDKAIIFNKALSFEATGLLEDADKTLTKVLENDPEDAEARNARGIVRMKRKKYELARDDFTFAIALSPTTGIFYYNKAILEQRLMEYEKAVTNYTRSIAYDPDNPAAYVNRGESYFLLGKKEKGCKDLEKACDAGLCEKLESYHTARLCMD